A stretch of the Aegilops tauschii subsp. strangulata cultivar AL8/78 chromosome 4, Aet v6.0, whole genome shotgun sequence genome encodes the following:
- the LOC109748825 gene encoding myb-related protein Hv33: protein MSKAPRGPRKAVRRGPWSREEDAKLTDHIAKHGLGRWSDIPRLAGIERGGKSCRLRWLNYLRPDLKRAALSQEEEDLIIQLHSIIGNSWTLIAACLPGRTDNGVKNFWNASIKHKLRRRGIDPDTHEPMVDEGTRNGDAQHILPSHLAAGSNTCSHGALPLPDSITSYVDTDPLELQHGVVLVQPVVSSSSKVGSDPSSTGSDTGEQCPNGADRAASCSI, encoded by the exons ATGTCGAAGGCGCCGCGCGGCCCCAGGAAGGCGGTGAGGAGAGGCCCGTGGTCGAGGGAGGAGGACGCTAAGCTGACGGACCACATCGCCAAGCATGGCCTCGGCCGCTGGAGTGATATCCCCAGGCTAGCAG GCATTGAGAGGGGCGGAAAGAGCTGCAGGCTGAGGTGGTTAAACTACCTCCGGCCGGACCTCAAGCGGGCCGCGCTCTCGCAGGAAGAGGAGGATCTCATCATCCAGCTCCACTCCATCATAGGCAACAG CTGGACTCTGATCGCGGCGTGCTTGCCGGGGCGGACGGACAACGGGGTcaagaacttctggaacgcctCCATCAAGCACAAGCTCCGCCGGCGTGGCATCGACCCGGACACCCACGAGCCGATGGTCGACGAGGGCACGAGGAACGGCGACGCCCAGCACATCCTGCCATCCCACCTTGCGGCAGGTAGCAACACGTGCAGCCATGGAGCCCTTCCGCTGCCGGACTCCATCACTAGCTACGTGGACACGGACCCGCTAGAGCTCCAGCACGGCGTTGTACTTGTACAGCCGGTGGTGTCGAGCTCCAGCAAGGTGGGCTCTGACCCGTCCAGCACCGGCTCCGACACCGGCGAGCAGTGCCCCAACGGCGCAGACAGGGCAGCCAGTTGTTCGATCTGA